A single window of Psychromonas ingrahamii 37 DNA harbors:
- a CDS encoding sugar efflux transporter, producing the protein MFFSKQSITYLLTCFFIGLSTAFIYPLLSLYLIEEVHATPISMGILITCMVLSGVLVSQYIAKKSDQGLSRKYIILAGQVGFIITTIFLAMSQHYYTLLFAVVFFMPFSAACLPQIFSMGRHFADKQLADKATVFMTMMRATMSMSWVIGPPVAFLINDAFGFKQTFLLAGFFAVVVLIIVCVGISNVQIEKVKSAPKNVNWSKISGVLFFLICIFFIFTANNMYITSISLYITQALDFDSKWVGYLMGTAAFVEIPIMLGAGYLAPRFGATRLINIAIISGLLFFAGLLVAEQLWQFILLQLFNGVFIGINASLGMLVVQDMMKKQIGLASTLFNNSLLLSVLLSSLLVGGIAQYFSYYAVFVVSALFCLIALFFMRLAERQCLSVKPEGLTPEGLKAGTM; encoded by the coding sequence ATGTTCTTTAGTAAACAATCAATCACCTATTTATTGACCTGTTTTTTTATCGGGCTAAGTACCGCGTTTATTTATCCCCTATTAAGTCTTTATCTGATTGAAGAAGTTCATGCCACCCCGATCAGCATGGGTATTTTAATTACCTGCATGGTGTTAAGTGGCGTATTGGTCTCGCAATATATAGCAAAAAAATCAGATCAGGGCTTAAGTCGCAAGTATATTATTTTAGCAGGACAAGTCGGGTTTATTATCACTACGATTTTTTTGGCAATGAGTCAGCACTATTACACGCTATTATTTGCGGTTGTTTTTTTTATGCCCTTCAGTGCGGCTTGTTTACCACAAATTTTCAGCATGGGACGTCATTTTGCAGATAAACAGCTTGCTGATAAAGCGACTGTATTTATGACCATGATGCGTGCAACCATGTCGATGTCTTGGGTGATTGGGCCACCCGTAGCCTTTTTAATCAATGATGCTTTCGGGTTTAAACAAACCTTTCTGCTGGCAGGATTTTTTGCTGTGGTCGTCTTAATTATTGTTTGTGTGGGGATATCTAATGTGCAGATTGAAAAGGTCAAGTCTGCTCCAAAAAATGTGAATTGGTCAAAGATATCTGGCGTTTTATTCTTTTTGATCTGTATCTTTTTTATCTTTACTGCCAACAATATGTACATTACATCAATCAGCCTTTATATCACTCAAGCGTTAGATTTTGATTCTAAATGGGTGGGTTACCTGATGGGCACGGCGGCCTTTGTGGAAATTCCAATAATGTTAGGCGCAGGCTATCTTGCGCCAAGGTTCGGTGCAACGCGACTGATCAATATTGCGATTATTAGCGGCCTGCTATTTTTTGCGGGTTTGCTGGTTGCAGAGCAGCTCTGGCAGTTTATATTGCTGCAGCTGTTTAACGGTGTTTTTATTGGTATCAATGCCAGTTTAGGCATGCTGGTTGTACAGGATATGATGAAAAAGCAGATAGGGTTAGCCTCAACATTGTTTAATAACAGCCTCCTACTGAGCGTTTTATTAAGCAGCCTTCTCGTGGGGGGAATCGCACAATATTTCAGTTATTATGCGGTATTTGTTGTCTCCGCCCTATTTTGTTTAATTGCCCTGTTTTTTATGCGGTTAGCAGAAAGGCAATGCTTGTCTGTAAAGCCTGAAGGCTTAACGCCTGAAGGCCTTAAAGCCGGAACGATGTAA
- a CDS encoding aminopeptidase P family protein translates to MPQTIAQKLTTIRAHMEEANLDAFIIPRADEYLGEHIPEHNQRLLWCSSFSGSAGTVIILKDRAAIFVDGRYTIQVKQQVNTELFEFYDLHETPHIAWLSQQLPVQANVGYDPKVHNLNWHNASVNTLSKQHINLLAVQENLVDLSWSGRPLPTTNIGLLLDEQYTGQPSLEKRQQIGADIAKKGADAVIINALDSIAWLLNIRGKDIHCFCVILGSAILYKDGSLTFLTNPAKIPAGFHDHVGAGVDIIDESQSTATYQALGEQKLQVLADPETCNAFFQLTAQQAGATLIAGDDPVALPKACKNITELAGMRAAHIRDGASEVRFLAWLAAEVAAECLHDEITLSNKLASFRASNEHFVELSFDTISAAGANAAMCHYNPANGVPAVLAMDSIYLFDSGGQYLDGTTDITRTVAIGTPSAEHKKMFTLVLKGHISLAQMKFPMGTNGGQLDSLARQFLWQEGYDYEHGTGHGVGSFLNVHEGPQRIGKKNSAVPLMPGMIVSNEPGYYKQDEYGIRCENLVSVVNKDNGHDGKTFYEFETLTLVPFDLHLIDQKLLNPNEVNWLNNYHQQVFNTLSPLLADSDLQWLSQATRVIKLN, encoded by the coding sequence TTGCCTCAAACAATCGCACAAAAACTGACAACAATCCGCGCGCACATGGAAGAGGCCAATTTAGATGCCTTTATTATTCCCCGTGCCGACGAATACCTCGGTGAACATATTCCCGAACATAACCAACGCCTATTATGGTGTAGTAGCTTCAGTGGTTCAGCGGGCACTGTTATTATTTTAAAAGACCGTGCAGCGATTTTTGTTGATGGCCGTTATACTATTCAAGTTAAGCAACAGGTCAATACTGAGTTATTTGAATTTTATGATCTGCATGAAACCCCGCATATAGCCTGGTTAAGTCAGCAATTACCGGTGCAAGCCAATGTTGGGTATGATCCCAAAGTCCACAACCTGAACTGGCACAATGCCAGTGTTAATACGCTGTCTAAACAGCACATAAATCTGCTTGCGGTCCAAGAAAATTTAGTCGACCTGAGTTGGTCGGGGAGGCCGCTACCCACAACTAATATAGGATTACTGCTGGATGAACAATATACCGGCCAGCCAAGTTTAGAAAAACGCCAACAAATTGGTGCTGATATTGCGAAAAAAGGGGCTGATGCAGTGATCATTAATGCCTTAGATTCTATTGCCTGGTTATTAAATATTCGCGGTAAAGACATCCACTGCTTCTGCGTGATCTTAGGCTCGGCTATCTTATATAAAGATGGTTCTCTCACGTTTTTAACTAACCCGGCCAAGATCCCTGCCGGTTTCCACGACCATGTAGGCGCAGGCGTCGACATTATTGATGAGTCACAATCGACAGCAACCTACCAAGCATTAGGCGAACAAAAACTCCAGGTACTCGCTGATCCAGAAACCTGCAATGCATTTTTTCAACTTACCGCACAACAAGCAGGTGCGACATTAATCGCCGGCGATGATCCGGTCGCATTACCAAAAGCCTGTAAAAATATCACTGAACTCGCGGGTATGCGCGCGGCACATATTCGTGATGGCGCCTCAGAAGTACGTTTTCTCGCGTGGTTAGCAGCAGAAGTTGCCGCCGAGTGTTTGCATGATGAAATCACTTTGTCGAATAAACTAGCCAGTTTCCGAGCCAGTAATGAACATTTTGTGGAACTGAGTTTTGATACAATTTCAGCCGCAGGTGCTAACGCTGCGATGTGCCATTACAACCCTGCCAATGGCGTACCGGCAGTACTTGCGATGGATAGTATTTACCTGTTTGATTCTGGCGGCCAATACCTTGACGGGACCACGGATATTACCCGCACTGTCGCGATTGGTACACCGAGTGCTGAACATAAAAAAATGTTTACCTTAGTGCTAAAAGGTCACATATCCCTCGCGCAAATGAAATTCCCAATGGGCACTAATGGTGGCCAACTCGATTCACTGGCTCGTCAGTTTTTATGGCAGGAAGGTTATGATTATGAGCATGGTACAGGGCATGGTGTGGGGAGTTTTTTAAACGTCCATGAAGGCCCGCAGCGTATAGGTAAAAAGAATAGCGCAGTGCCCTTAATGCCGGGAATGATCGTCTCCAATGAGCCGGGTTATTATAAACAAGATGAATATGGTATTCGTTGTGAAAATCTCGTTTCCGTGGTTAACAAAGATAATGGCCATGACGGGAAAACATTCTATGAGTTTGAAACCTTAACCTTGGTTCCTTTTGATTTGCATCTTATTGATCAAAAACTATTAAACCCAAATGAAGTCAACTGGCTTAATAATTACCACCAGCAAGTCTTTAACACTTTATCCCCGCTGTTAGCGGACAGTGATTTACAGTGGTTATCACAAGCAACCCGCGTCATTAAATTAAACTAA
- a CDS encoding coiled-coil domain-containing protein yields the protein MANEDKRELDKQTVIWSVCNQMLMEDIPTSRITGRKVASHDDVKWSHTTVTPLVNAWHEQRVDKDREAIRQTQMSHVFVKALNQEVEGRVTKRRQIDDEQMKMLQIELDDMLEINSKLESELATTKQRLEEKSEEATTANTAAYQATKDKELSEKKSTEAMENLQGQLDVAISDSKDDLEQQQTRFDNTISQLKDEHKEAITKLSEKRDDLTDQLTGKTAECAEANVKAKKYEELTENLETERKNNRTLTNNNMRMTAELESKSQSLIDATASIEDGRKQRDKAQQQLEQVTQKITEKDEQFQKLLILSVKAGVNLEITQ from the coding sequence TTGGCTAACGAAGACAAAAGAGAATTGGATAAACAAACCGTTATCTGGTCTGTGTGCAACCAGATGTTGATGGAAGACATTCCAACCTCTCGCATTACGGGCCGTAAAGTTGCCAGTCACGATGATGTGAAATGGTCACACACTACAGTCACCCCTTTGGTTAACGCATGGCATGAACAACGAGTTGACAAAGATCGGGAGGCAATTCGCCAAACACAGATGTCCCATGTATTCGTTAAGGCATTGAATCAAGAAGTTGAAGGTCGTGTGACTAAACGCCGTCAGATCGATGACGAGCAGATGAAAATGCTGCAAATAGAACTTGATGACATGCTAGAAATCAATTCCAAACTGGAATCAGAGCTAGCTACCACCAAACAACGCTTGGAGGAGAAAAGTGAAGAGGCTACTACGGCAAATACAGCGGCATATCAAGCGACCAAAGATAAAGAATTGAGCGAGAAGAAAAGCACTGAAGCTATGGAAAATCTTCAGGGGCAACTAGATGTTGCTATCAGTGATAGCAAGGATGATTTAGAGCAGCAGCAAACAAGATTTGATAATACAATAAGCCAGCTTAAAGATGAGCACAAAGAAGCTATCACCAAGCTATCCGAAAAACGAGATGACCTTACTGACCAGCTAACGGGGAAAACGGCCGAATGTGCCGAGGCTAACGTTAAGGCGAAGAAATATGAAGAGTTGACCGAAAATCTGGAAACCGAACGTAAAAACAACCGCACATTAACAAATAACAACATGCGTATGACGGCAGAGTTAGAAAGTAAGTCTCAAAGCCTAATTGATGCCACTGCAAGCATTGAGGACGGACGAAAACAACGTGACAAAGCGCAACAACAACTGGAACAAGTTACTCAAAAAATAACCGAGAAAGATGAGCAATTCCAAAAGTTATTAATTCTTTCTGTAAAGGCAGGTGTTAATCTTGAAATCACCCAATAA
- a CDS encoding chemotaxis protein CheB has translation MKKKTNITSATSSQQAKPTTKKGKSEKFAVVGIGASAGGLAAFEDFFSGMPKELKTGFAFVLVQHLAPDHKSMLTEIIQRYTSMQVFEVTDGMKVQPNCTYIIPPKYDMAFAKGELHLSEPIKPRGQRFTIDFFFKSLAKDQLEHAIGIILSGTGSDGTLGIKAIRDSDGMVMVQQPDTAEYDGMPRSAIATGLVDYELAPSLMPAELIDYVCHNFSKALSENIELQEPDNALDQIFMLLLDKSGHDFSEYKSSSIIRRIERRMAVHNLSSLNDYVSCLQTIPSEANALFNDLLIGVTRFFRDLPAFKILEEQIIPKLLAEAADTDFIRIWVPGCSSGEEAYSIAIILKEKMKLLKQRVNVQIFATDISSKAIAAARYGHYPVSINEDLSQTRVKNFFNFDTESQQFRIHKEIRDMVVFSEHDVILDPPFSKLDLISCRNVLIYMDISLQKKILSLFHYALKSDGILFLGSSENVTGYTTLFSVLDSKTKLYRKKDYLRYQQPLAFGCSKLLALTDKEYKAMRAPLHTPAPVRKIRSLREITEQAILQHLPLSGALINDLGDILYLHGRTGQYLEPVSGDASAYNILKMARRGLQFDLTMALSKVRKKPDTVHHSALQVKNNEHYLGVDLTLLAVTATPDIPSTTPVFLVLFEPCQPTPASQDHKAESITTTTDLSADNAEQNNEIRRLKQQLRIKDEYLQSINESLEASNQELKSSNEEMQSINEELQSSNEELETSKEELQSTNEELNTVNSELQDKLLDLYRLNNDMNNLLSGTGIATIFVDLNLKIMRFTPAATKIINFIASDIGRPITDIHSNLINDTELITDVRQVLNTLIPKSREVETKLGHWYTMQLLAYRTIDNAIEGCVITFSDITEIRHERELIREKLNLVHLGSLMHDARDAFIMQDLDGRILAWNNGAVRLYGWTEQQALTMNISQHIPSDQQEQASLMIAKLNQVSQSYQSQRLHKNGSLLDVSVTATALVNESDNMYAVVNMERPLEGQKL, from the coding sequence GTGAAGAAAAAAACCAATATCACCAGCGCCACATCAAGTCAGCAAGCAAAGCCAACAACAAAAAAAGGAAAAAGTGAAAAATTTGCAGTGGTCGGGATTGGTGCTTCCGCTGGCGGACTCGCTGCATTTGAAGACTTTTTTTCAGGCATGCCAAAAGAGTTAAAGACAGGCTTCGCTTTTGTTTTAGTACAGCATCTCGCCCCGGATCACAAAAGCATGCTCACTGAAATAATTCAACGTTATACAAGCATGCAGGTTTTCGAGGTAACAGATGGCATGAAAGTGCAACCTAACTGCACATACATTATACCGCCCAAGTATGATATGGCTTTTGCAAAGGGAGAGTTGCATTTATCTGAGCCAATAAAGCCTCGGGGGCAACGTTTTACTATCGATTTCTTTTTCAAATCACTTGCCAAGGATCAACTCGAGCACGCCATTGGCATTATACTCTCCGGCACCGGCAGTGACGGCACGTTAGGCATAAAAGCGATCAGAGACTCAGATGGCATGGTCATGGTACAGCAGCCAGACACGGCAGAATATGATGGTATGCCGCGCAGCGCTATCGCCACAGGTCTGGTCGATTATGAACTGGCCCCCAGCCTCATGCCCGCCGAACTTATCGACTATGTTTGCCATAATTTTAGCAAGGCTCTGTCAGAAAATATCGAACTACAAGAGCCTGATAATGCCCTGGATCAAATATTTATGCTGTTATTAGATAAATCAGGTCATGACTTTTCTGAGTATAAATCAAGCTCTATAATACGCCGTATCGAGCGGCGCATGGCAGTACATAATCTCTCCTCACTAAACGATTATGTGTCTTGTTTACAGACAATCCCCTCTGAAGCGAATGCCTTATTTAACGATCTATTGATTGGAGTAACCCGTTTTTTCCGAGATTTACCCGCTTTTAAAATTCTGGAAGAACAAATAATACCTAAATTATTAGCGGAAGCAGCTGACACTGATTTTATTCGTATCTGGGTACCAGGCTGCTCCTCTGGCGAGGAAGCCTATTCAATCGCTATCATATTGAAAGAAAAGATGAAGTTACTTAAACAGCGCGTTAATGTGCAGATATTTGCGACGGATATCAGCTCCAAGGCGATTGCCGCAGCACGTTATGGCCATTATCCAGTCAGTATCAACGAAGATCTCTCTCAAACACGAGTCAAAAATTTCTTTAACTTTGACACAGAGAGCCAACAGTTTCGTATTCATAAAGAAATCCGCGATATGGTGGTATTTTCTGAGCACGACGTAATCTTAGATCCGCCCTTTTCCAAACTCGATTTAATCAGTTGTCGCAATGTCCTTATTTATATGGACATTAGTTTACAAAAAAAAATCCTGTCTTTGTTTCATTACGCGCTAAAAAGTGATGGCATATTATTTCTGGGTAGCTCTGAGAACGTGACCGGCTATACAACGTTATTTTCAGTCTTAGACAGTAAAACTAAACTTTATCGAAAAAAAGATTATCTTCGTTATCAACAGCCGTTAGCTTTTGGCTGCTCTAAATTACTGGCGCTAACGGATAAAGAATATAAAGCAATGCGAGCACCGTTACATACACCAGCACCTGTACGCAAGATACGTTCATTGCGAGAAATCACTGAGCAGGCCATTTTGCAACACCTCCCCCTAAGTGGCGCACTGATCAATGATCTGGGCGATATTCTCTATTTGCATGGCCGCACCGGTCAATATCTAGAGCCTGTATCAGGAGATGCTAGCGCTTATAATATATTAAAAATGGCCCGCAGAGGACTGCAATTTGACTTAACCATGGCACTGTCCAAAGTGCGAAAAAAACCAGACACAGTACATCACTCGGCGTTGCAGGTTAAAAATAATGAACACTACTTAGGCGTGGATCTGACCCTGTTGGCTGTTACTGCCACGCCGGATATCCCGTCCACAACGCCTGTTTTTTTAGTCCTGTTTGAACCCTGCCAACCAACGCCGGCTTCGCAGGATCACAAAGCAGAAAGCATCACCACCACTACCGATCTCAGCGCTGATAATGCTGAGCAAAATAACGAGATCCGCAGACTAAAACAACAGTTGCGCATTAAAGATGAATATCTTCAGAGCATCAATGAGTCCCTTGAAGCCTCCAATCAGGAGCTCAAATCATCCAATGAAGAAATGCAGTCAATAAATGAAGAATTGCAATCAAGCAACGAAGAGCTGGAAACGTCCAAAGAAGAATTACAATCAACCAACGAAGAGCTCAATACAGTTAATAGTGAGCTGCAAGATAAATTACTCGATTTATACCGGCTCAATAATGATATGAATAATTTGCTGTCAGGCACAGGTATCGCCACTATTTTTGTCGACCTTAACTTAAAAATTATGCGCTTTACACCCGCAGCCACTAAAATCATTAACTTTATTGCAAGCGACATAGGTCGTCCTATCACCGACATACACTCCAACTTGATCAATGACACTGAGCTAATCACTGATGTACGGCAAGTACTCAATACCTTGATCCCTAAATCGAGGGAAGTCGAGACCAAACTCGGTCACTGGTATACGATGCAGCTGTTAGCCTATCGCACCATAGACAACGCCATTGAAGGCTGTGTCATCACCTTTAGCGATATCACCGAGATCCGTCACGAACGCGAGTTAATACGTGAAAAGCTAAATTTAGTGCACTTAGGTTCCCTAATGCACGATGCACGTGATGCTTTTATAATGCAAGATCTCGATGGTCGTATTTTAGCCTGGAACAACGGTGCAGTTCGCTTATACGGCTGGACAGAGCAACAAGCGCTCACCATGAATATTAGCCAGCACATTCCCTCAGATCAGCAAGAGCAGGCGTCACTGATGATAGCCAAACTTAATCAGGTCAGTCAATCTTATCAAAGCCAACGTTTACATAAAAACGGATCGCTCCTTGATGTCTCTGTCACCGCCACCGCACTGGTTAATGAATCCGACAATATGTATGCCGTAGTGAATATGGAACGTCCATTAGAAGGTCAAAAATTATGA
- a CDS encoding helix-turn-helix domain-containing protein, with protein sequence MKISQKDLGIKIGIDPSSASGRMNHYETGRHMPDLDTLKKLAKELDVPVNYFFCETEENATLACLIDKLDDETKRKLIQLLENKTEF encoded by the coding sequence ATGAAAATAAGTCAGAAAGATCTAGGCATTAAAATAGGGATAGATCCCAGCTCTGCGAGTGGTCGCATGAATCATTATGAGACTGGCCGCCATATGCCCGATCTTGATACTTTAAAAAAGTTAGCAAAAGAGCTAGATGTGCCGGTGAATTATTTTTTTTGTGAAACAGAAGAAAATGCAACCTTGGCATGTTTGATTGATAAACTTGATGACGAGACTAAACGTAAACTGATTCAATTATTAGAGAACAAAACAGAATTCTGA
- a CDS encoding GGDEF domain-containing protein: MSKKKHIASKKLSLSKENKLLREKAELIASKKMAAQPVDITRLSSEQIEGLLHELSVFQIELEIQNENLLTAYEQLEVSRKRYIQLYNLAPVGYFSLTKNGIILEANNTGSELLACTVSILLQLPFAKFIYHEDTDKFYLFCKEIMNTQQPQVCELKINRHDNTSFWGYLVAASTVDEHGEQILFLVLNDTTERHNHVDEISRLAFFDPLTGLPNRRLLLDRLNHAVISTDRNGKLGAVMMLDLDNFKQLNDTKGHADGDMLLQQIAIRLQKCVRKNDSLARLGGDEFVVLLEGLSENTVEANSEAMHIAKKIQHEFSLPFIFCDYTHYITASIGITIFMQKTENVDNLLKNADVAMYKAKAAGRNKICFFEAPMQTITESHSHIEKDRHYAQEDKKIRAALPDSIEKNNAR; the protein is encoded by the coding sequence ATGAGCAAGAAAAAACACATTGCTAGCAAAAAGCTTTCTTTAAGTAAGGAAAATAAACTACTGCGTGAGAAGGCTGAACTCATCGCGAGCAAAAAAATGGCGGCGCAGCCGGTGGATATCACCCGATTGAGTAGTGAGCAAATTGAGGGACTGCTCCATGAGTTGAGCGTATTTCAGATAGAACTGGAGATACAAAATGAAAATTTGCTGACCGCCTATGAACAGCTGGAAGTTTCACGTAAACGTTATATTCAGCTTTACAATTTAGCGCCTGTGGGATATTTTTCGCTGACCAAAAATGGCATTATACTCGAAGCTAACAACACCGGTAGCGAGTTATTAGCTTGCACTGTCTCCATCCTGCTACAATTACCCTTTGCTAAATTTATCTACCACGAAGACACCGATAAGTTTTACCTTTTTTGTAAAGAGATTATGAACACGCAGCAACCGCAGGTTTGTGAACTAAAAATTAATCGCCACGACAACACCTCATTTTGGGGCTATCTGGTGGCGGCTTCAACCGTTGACGAACACGGTGAGCAGATCCTTTTTTTAGTCTTAAATGATACGACTGAGCGACACAATCATGTTGATGAAATTAGCCGGCTGGCCTTTTTTGATCCGCTCACTGGCCTGCCCAATCGGCGTTTATTGTTGGACAGACTTAACCACGCCGTTATATCAACCGATCGTAATGGAAAATTAGGGGCAGTAATGATGCTTGATCTGGACAACTTCAAGCAGCTCAATGATACAAAGGGGCACGCCGACGGCGATATGTTATTGCAGCAGATAGCCATCCGGCTGCAGAAATGTGTGCGCAAAAATGACAGCTTGGCCCGTTTAGGGGGGGATGAATTTGTGGTCTTGCTGGAGGGGCTAAGCGAAAATACAGTAGAGGCGAACAGCGAAGCTATGCATATAGCAAAGAAAATACAGCACGAATTTTCACTCCCATTTATATTCTGTGATTACACTCACTACATTACGGCGAGCATAGGCATAACAATATTTATGCAAAAAACAGAAAATGTAGACAACTTACTCAAAAATGCCGATGTGGCTATGTATAAGGCAAAGGCGGCGGGACGTAATAAAATATGTTTTTTTGAAGCCCCTATGCAGACAATAACAGAGTCACATTCTCACATAGAAAAAGATCGGCATTACGCTCAGGAAGATAAAAAAATTCGTGCAGCATTACCAGATTCAATAGAGAAAAATAACGCGAGGTAA
- a CDS encoding helix-turn-helix transcriptional regulator: MKPTIENVSNQRDFSWRIQRYDCCDAQFDWHYHFEYEIVLYRHLNGKLFAGDYIGEIIHNNLFVFGPKLPHTAIHQGNTDNPNNSTYILWFSQQWINQLINQFPELNNLKSLLSRSIQGLQFDELTAERVFQLLQAHQAFTPAMGFSRLIEVLVILSEAKQVKRLNTYSLPKIEDNPKELKLVRKISDYIELNFRNHIQVIDLCNEVHVSESTIYRLFERHFVCSFSNHVKEFRIGKACELLINGNTSIAVIADLVGFTNLSNFNRQFKQCKQMTPKQFRLLFA; encoded by the coding sequence TTGAAACCAACCATTGAAAACGTCAGTAATCAGCGAGATTTTAGCTGGCGAATCCAACGCTATGATTGTTGTGATGCACAGTTTGACTGGCATTATCATTTTGAATATGAAATTGTACTATACCGCCATTTAAACGGAAAGTTGTTTGCCGGTGACTATATTGGTGAAATAATCCATAATAACCTGTTTGTTTTTGGCCCTAAACTGCCCCACACAGCGATCCACCAAGGGAATACTGATAACCCAAATAACAGCACTTATATCCTATGGTTCAGCCAGCAATGGATAAACCAACTTATTAATCAGTTTCCTGAGCTTAATAATTTAAAATCTTTATTAAGTCGCTCAATTCAAGGGTTACAGTTTGACGAATTGACCGCTGAACGGGTATTTCAGCTTTTACAAGCGCATCAAGCTTTTACGCCTGCGATGGGATTTAGCCGTTTAATTGAAGTGCTGGTTATTTTAAGTGAAGCAAAACAGGTAAAACGTTTAAATACTTATAGCTTGCCAAAGATAGAAGATAATCCAAAAGAGTTAAAACTGGTACGAAAAATATCTGATTATATTGAATTAAATTTTCGTAATCATATTCAAGTTATTGATTTATGTAATGAGGTACATGTTAGTGAAAGCACTATTTATCGACTTTTTGAGCGTCATTTTGTCTGCAGCTTTTCGAATCATGTTAAAGAATTTAGGATAGGCAAAGCCTGTGAACTTTTGATTAACGGTAATACCAGTATTGCCGTTATTGCAGACCTGGTCGGTTTTACTAATTTATCGAATTTTAACCGCCAGTTTAAGCAGTGCAAACAGATGACACCTAAGCAGTTTCGTTTACTGTTTGCTTGA
- a CDS encoding DEAD/DEAH box helicase, translating into MLRAWQQECLTTAQKHYLEISKHFLCLATPASGKTVLAAEVAGYLFDTKQIDFVLCFSPSITVAEGIKNAFARRLNCNFDGVIGAIGCSYTYQNMRFFNEDNWKIIKNNRVLVVFDEIHHCSGTSFDDANAWGQDIVQHIQEQATFTLALTGTPWRSDLIPIALANYSDPDNKIQCDYTYSLQQAVDDSVCRNPKIVLIDNEEISVTTKEQETKVFNSLRDLLKAPLISYQDLICHEVVIQYILEKGCNKLAEIRQSNSNAGGLIVASSVEHAQQILKMLTEQFQQTAVIVTYKETDAAERIKNFRFYNTEWIVSVGMVAEGTDIPRLQVCCHLSRVKTELYFRQVLGRILRVNDAVNQEAWLFTFAEEKLSIFAHRIDQELPDAGVLVRSNAIAKQFDITTANKKSASSSTDLKPPLIMSLFDDGSFSDNLNDAPSENKKNDTPAYLKSFGGFREKLIEAFSSI; encoded by the coding sequence ATGCTAAGAGCTTGGCAACAAGAATGTTTAACCACAGCACAAAAACATTATTTAGAAATCAGTAAACACTTTTTATGTTTAGCAACACCCGCTTCTGGGAAAACCGTATTAGCCGCTGAAGTTGCAGGGTATTTGTTTGATACAAAGCAAATAGATTTTGTTTTATGTTTCTCACCGTCGATTACTGTGGCTGAAGGTATTAAGAATGCCTTTGCACGTCGACTCAATTGTAATTTCGATGGTGTTATTGGCGCTATTGGTTGCTCATATACTTATCAGAACATGCGATTTTTTAACGAGGATAATTGGAAGATTATTAAGAATAATAGAGTGTTAGTGGTGTTTGATGAAATCCATCACTGCTCAGGCACATCTTTCGATGATGCGAACGCCTGGGGGCAGGATATAGTGCAACACATTCAAGAACAAGCCACATTCACTTTGGCGCTGACCGGGACTCCTTGGCGTTCAGATCTCATCCCAATTGCGCTTGCTAATTACAGCGACCCTGATAATAAAATTCAATGTGATTACACCTATTCATTGCAACAAGCCGTCGATGATAGCGTTTGCAGAAACCCTAAGATCGTTTTAATTGATAACGAAGAAATATCAGTGACGACTAAAGAGCAAGAAACCAAAGTCTTTAACTCACTGCGTGATTTATTAAAAGCACCTTTAATTTCTTATCAGGATTTAATCTGTCATGAGGTAGTTATTCAATATATCTTAGAAAAAGGCTGTAACAAACTCGCTGAGATTAGGCAGTCAAATTCAAATGCAGGCGGACTAATTGTTGCTTCATCGGTGGAACATGCACAGCAGATATTGAAAATGCTCACTGAACAGTTCCAGCAAACCGCCGTTATTGTGACTTATAAAGAGACCGATGCAGCTGAACGAATCAAGAATTTTCGTTTCTATAATACCGAGTGGATTGTCAGCGTTGGCATGGTTGCGGAAGGTACTGACATACCTCGATTACAGGTTTGCTGTCATTTAAGCCGGGTTAAAACTGAACTGTATTTCAGGCAAGTTTTAGGTCGAATTTTAAGAGTAAATGACGCTGTAAATCAGGAAGCTTGGTTGTTCACTTTTGCTGAAGAAAAGTTAAGTATATTTGCCCACCGAATAGATCAAGAATTACCTGATGCAGGTGTCTTAGTGCGCAGTAATGCCATTGCTAAGCAATTTGATATAACTACTGCTAATAAAAAATCAGCTTCATCTTCAACTGACTTGAAACCACCATTAATAATGTCATTATTCGATGACGGATCTTTCTCGGACAATTTAAACGATGCACCATCAGAAAATAAAAAAAACGATACTCCGGCTTACCTAAAGTCTTTTGGTGGCTTTAGAGAAAAACTGATTGAAGCGTTTAGCTCGATATAG